A section of the Malania oleifera isolate guangnan ecotype guangnan chromosome 2, ASM2987363v1, whole genome shotgun sequence genome encodes:
- the LOC131148061 gene encoding uncharacterized protein LOC131148061: protein MPTPITDTASSETDRARHLWRSCLASAFRTALACAIVGCATLYAPSPLRRTLAFPAFSYVTVILLVTTNAALGDALRGCWHAFYATVQGAGLAALSLWVIGPTRLSNGTVALAAAVSAFAVALPEWNHLVSKRIALGQIVIVYVVAFIDGGESTEGVLHSVHVAASTAVGVAACVLALLFPYPRLACYEVKEICKQFAGNASERLKLFVKAFCAKNHAAALESLSHAKSLAVIGSKLLQRIKLKQEGMQWERVPFKISRPHCRDPGDRLEEEVEMLLRGMEIALTSSSFPVELKNQDLKNALLELENDLHDLTLKQVKSYILPNSQTPTVPEFSYAQNVTQFLQSLQTFSPTPKDLPSLFFLFCFKLLHCRSKAAAQDDNSLQKIEASTGSSHKHDHQEHSFKWDWSICNMEGRRKRLMPAFKCSLSLGLAVLLGLMYSKENGYWSGLPLAIGLTSAREATFKIANVKAQGTVIGTVYGELGCFLFGKFSQLRFLSLLPWFIFTSFLQRSRMYGQAGGFSAVIGAVQILGRKNFGGPSEFAIARITETFIGLSCSIIVEVLLQPTRASTLSKIQLSASLGALHECVRSISLSTRKSSLGENQKKLRMQVNELKQLIGEAQEEPNFWFLPFHGACYGKLLRSLSKMADLLHFGDNAIGFLEKGSDIFQVAWEEVGSKLDGDLELFKEMVCSSMKCFEEVTLVKSLKVLEKELERQSIDSDIEFGKSSNTCRVSGLDEDHEMEKIITSYLHHSKELVDKKDAVVESDDHDEEQKSQVVLSLGALGFCLWSSMKECREIEKGIKELVEWENPSVHNINLYEISCKLRASQS, encoded by the exons ATGCCAACCCCAATCACTGATACTGCCTCCTCCGAAACCGACCGAGCTCGCCACCTATGGCGCTCCTGCCTCGCCTCCGCATTCCGAACAGCGCTAGCCTGCGCCATCGTGGGCTGCGCCACCCTCTACGCCCCCTCTCCCCTCCGCCGCACCTTAGCCTTCCCCGCCTTTTCCTACGTCACCGTCATTCTTCTCGTCACTACCAACGCGGCGCTCGGTGACGCCCTCCGCGGCTGCTGGCACGCCTTCTACGCCACCGTCCAGGGCGCGGGTCTCGCCGCGCTCAGCCTTTGGGTCATCGGACCGACGCGGCTCTCGAACGGCACCGTCGCGCTCGCGGCGGCGGTCAGCGCGTTTGCAGTGGCGCTGCCCGAGTGGAACCACCTGGTGTCGAAGCGCATAGCGCTGGGTCAGATCGTTATAGTGTATGTTGTGGCTTTCATCGACGGCGGCGAGAGCACGGAGGGTGTGCTGCACTCCGTGCATGTGGCGGCGAGTACGGCGGTTGGGGTGGCGGCTTGTGTGCTGGCTTTATTATTTCCGTACCCAAGGCTGGCTTGTTACGAG GTAAAAGAGATCTGCAAACAATTTGCAGGGAATGCTTCGGAGAGGCTAAAGCTCTTCGTGAAAGCATTCTGTGCAAAAAACCACGCTGCCGCACTTGAATCCCTCTCCCACGCCAAGTCCCTGGCTGTTATCGGAAGCAAACTCCTCCAACGCATCAAACTCAAGCAA GAAGGCATGCAGTGGGAGAGAGTtccattcaaaatttcaagacCCCATTGCAGGGACCCAGGAGATCGGCTGGAGGAGGAAGTTGAAATGCTTCTCAGAGGAATGGAAATTGCTCTCACCAgttcttcttttcctgttgaattgaaaaatcaagatCTTAAAAATGCTTTGCTTGAACTAGAGAACGACCTTCATGACCTAACCCTAAAACAAGTCAAAAGCTACATTCTTCCTAATTCACAAACACCAACGGTCCCAGAGTTCTCATATGCACAAAATGTAACACAGTTCCTCCAGAGCCTTCAAACCTTCTCTCCAACCCCCAAGGACTTACCCTCACTTTTCTTCTTGTTTTGCTTCAAACTCCTTCACTGCAGATCAAAGGCTGCTGCACAGGATGACAACTCTCTTCAAAAAATTGAAGCATCAACTGGCAGCTCACATAAACATGATCACCAGGAACACTCCTTCAAATGGGATTGGAGCATTTGCAACATGGAAGGGAGGAGAAAGAGGTTAATGCCAGCATTCAAGTGCTCACTGTCTTTAGGCCTTGCAGTACTACTTGGGTTAATGTATAGCAAGGAAAATGGGTACTGGTCTGGACTCCCCCTTGCCATAGGCCTAACTTCGGCTAGAGAAGCAACATTTAAGATTGCAAATGTTAAGGCACAGGGGACAGTGATTGGAACTGTGTATGGAGAATTGGGTTGCTTTCTCTTCGGAAAGTTTTCGCAACTCAGGTTCCTGTCTCTTCTTCCTTGGTTCATTTTTACCAGTTTTCTCCAGCGCAGCCGGATGTACGGGCAAGCCGGGGGGTTTTCTGCAGTTATAGGGGCAGTACAAATACTGGGAAGGAAAAATTTTGGTGGCCCAAGTGAATTTGCTATCGCAAGAATCACCGAAACCTTCATTGGGTTATCCTGTTCAATCATTGTAGAGGTTCTTTTGCAGCCTACCAGAGCTTCCACTTTATCCAAAATTCAGCTCTCTGCTAGTCTCGGGGCATTGCACGAATGTGTCCGATCGATAAGTCTTTCCACCCGAAAATCCAGCTTGGGAGAAAACCAAAAGAAACTGAGAATGCAAGTAAATGAGCTAAAGCAGTTAATTGGAGAAGCTCAAGAAGAACCCAACTTCTGGTTTTTGCCTTTTCATGGTGCTTGCTATGGTAAGCTCTTGAGGTCCTTGTCGAAGATGGCGGATCTcttgcattttggggataatgcaATAGGATTCCTCGAAAAGGGATCGGATATATTCCAGGTTGCTTGGGAGGAAGTTGGAAGCAAGCTAGATGGTGATCTTGAGCTTTTTAAGGAAATGGTATGCTCTTCAATGAAATGCTTTGAGGAGGTGACTCTTGTCAAGTCACTCAAGGTACTTGAAAAGGAGCTTGAGAGGCAGAGCATTGACAGTGATATCGAGTTTGGAAAATCTTCAAACACGTGTCGTGTATCGGGTTTGGACGAAGATCATGAGATGGAGAAGATCATAACTTCTTATCTTCACCATTCAAAAGAGCTTGTTGATAAAAAAGATGCtgttgttgaaagtgatgatcaTGATGAAGAGCAAAAGAGCCAAGTCGTTTTAAGCCTGGGTGCGCTGGGGTTTTGCCTGTGGAGTTCAATGAAGGAATGCAGAGAAATTGAGAAGGGAATCAAAGAACTTGTTGAATGGGAGAATCCTTCAGTCCATAATATAAACTTGTATGAGATCTCATGTAAGCTGCGTGCTTCGCAGAGTTAA